The Euphorbia lathyris chromosome 2, ddEupLath1.1, whole genome shotgun sequence genome includes a window with the following:
- the LOC136217831 gene encoding ureide permease 1-like isoform X2, which produces MYLVESKGGAIVCMLLSLFFLGTWPAILTLLERRGRLPQHTYLDYSITNLLAAVIIAFTFGEIGKSTPDSPNFLAQLSQDNWPSVMFAMAGGVVLSIGNLSTQYAWAFVGLSVVEVITSSITVVIGTTLNYFLDDRINKAEILFPGVGCFLIAVCLGSAVHSSNAADNKAKLQKSTDYELYENICGIRVLISLGTVSSATKDDENGNAPVEKIKPGTAAFLIEVEKKRSIKVLGKGTLLGLGITFFAGFCFSLFSPAFNLATNDQWHTLRDGVPKLVVYTAFFWFSVSCFVLAIVLNITFLYRPVLNLPRSTLTAYVNDWDGRGWAFLAGILCGFGNGLQFMGGQAAGYAAADAVQALPLVSTFWGIVIFKEYRKSSRKTYVLLVSMLSMFVVAVGVLMASSGHRK; this is translated from the exons ATGTATCTGGTGGAGAGCAAAGGTGGAGCAATAGTATGTATGCTACTTTCTCTATTTTTCTTAGGGACATGGCCTGCAATTCTAACGCTGCTCGAAAGGCGAGGACGCCTTCCGCAGCATACGTACCTCGATTACTCTATCACCAATTTACTTGCTGCTGTTATAATAGCTTTCACATTTGGTGAGATTGGGAAGAGCACACCTGACTCACCAAATTTCCTAGCCCAACTTTCCCAG GATAACTGGCCTTCTGTTATGTTTGCAATGGCGGGCGGGGTAGTACTTAGTATCGGAAATCTATCGACACAGTATGCTTGGGCTTTTGTTGGTTTATCAGTGGTGGAAGTCATCACTTCTAGTATAACTGTTGTTATAG GAACGACGTTGAACTACTTCTTGGATGATAGAATCAACAAGGCTGAGATTCTATTCCCCGGAGTTGGTTGTTTCTTGATTGCTGTTTGTCTTGGTTCAGCTGTTCATTCATCCAATGCAGCTGATAATAAAGCAAAGCTGCAGAAATCAACTGATTACGAATTGTACGAAAACATTTGCGGAATTCGGGTTTTGATTAGTTT GGGCACAGTATCCTCTGCGACAAAGGATGACGAGAATGGAAATGCTCCTGTCGAGAAGATAAAACCCGGAACAGCAGCTTTCCTTATAGAAGTTGAGAAGAAAAGATCGATCAAG GTGCTTGGGAAGGGAACTCTATTAGGACTTGGAATAACTTTCTTTGCTGGTTTTTGCTTTTCACTCTTTTCACCAGCTTTCAACTTAGCAACAAATGATCAATGGCACACTTTGAGAGACGGGGTTCCGAAATTGGTCGTTTATACTGCATTCTTTTGGTTTTCAGTCTCATGTTTTGTACTTGCCATTGTCTTAAACATCACGTTCCTTTACCGGCCGGTACTGAACCTACCTAGATCAACATTGACGGCTTATGTTAATGATTGGGACGGCCGAGGCTGGGCTTTTCTGGCAGGAATTTTGTGTGGCTTTGGCAATGGTCTTCAATTTATGGGGGGTCAAGCAGCAGGATATGCAGCAGCAGATGCTGTTCAG GCACTTCCGCTCGTGAGCACGTTTTGGGGAATAGTTATCTTCAAAGAGTATAGAAAATCATCACGAAAAACGTACGTTTTACTTGTAAGCATGTTGTCTATGTTTGTTGTCGCTGTTGGAGTACTCATGGCGTCTTCAGGACATCGAAAATGA
- the LOC136217832 gene encoding protein root UVB sensitive 3-like isoform X2, which produces MEVAKKEIVIIEEWNGSSSTNLSKTATVTSSPSLSVQRFGSRFNHVWSRVLQAFVPEGFPSSVTPDYVPFQFWDSLQGLSTYIRMMLSTQWQQ; this is translated from the exons ATGGAAGTAGCGAAAAAGGAGATTGTGATAATTGAAGAATGGAATGGCTCTTCTTCAACCAACCTATCTAAAACTGCTACTGTCACATCTTCTCCTTCTCTCTCTGTACAAAG ATTTGGTAGCCGATTTAATCACGTTTGGAGTCGCGTCCTTCAAGCATTTGTACCCGAG GGTTTTCCGAGCAGTGTTACTCCAGATTATGTCCCATTTCAATTCTGGGATTCGTTGCAG GGCCTTTCGACTTACATAAGAATGATGCTTTCCACACAA TGGCAACAATGA
- the LOC136217832 gene encoding protein root UVB sensitive 3-like isoform X1, which yields MEVAKKEIVIIEEWNGSSSTNLSKTATVTSSPSLSVQRFGSRFNHVWSRVLQAFVPEGFPSSVTPDYVPFQFWDSLQGLSTYIRMMLSTQKQWQQ from the exons ATGGAAGTAGCGAAAAAGGAGATTGTGATAATTGAAGAATGGAATGGCTCTTCTTCAACCAACCTATCTAAAACTGCTACTGTCACATCTTCTCCTTCTCTCTCTGTACAAAG ATTTGGTAGCCGATTTAATCACGTTTGGAGTCGCGTCCTTCAAGCATTTGTACCCGAG GGTTTTCCGAGCAGTGTTACTCCAGATTATGTCCCATTTCAATTCTGGGATTCGTTGCAG GGCCTTTCGACTTACATAAGAATGATGCTTTCCACACAA AAACAGTGGCAACAATGA
- the LOC136217831 gene encoding ureide permease 1-like isoform X1 has product MYLVESKGGAIVCMLLSLFFLGTWPAILTLLERRGRLPQHTYLDYSITNLLAAVIIAFTFGEIGKSTPDSPNFLAQLSQDNWPSVMFAMAGGVVLSIGNLSTQYAWAFVGLSVVEVITSSITVVIGTTLNYFLDDRINKAEILFPGVGCFLIAVCLGSAVHSSNAADNKAKLQKSTDYELGTVSSATKDDENGNAPVEKIKPGTAAFLIEVEKKRSIKVLGKGTLLGLGITFFAGFCFSLFSPAFNLATNDQWHTLRDGVPKLVVYTAFFWFSVSCFVLAIVLNITFLYRPVLNLPRSTLTAYVNDWDGRGWAFLAGILCGFGNGLQFMGGQAAGYAAADAVQALPLVSTFWGIVIFKEYRKSSRKTYVLLVSMLSMFVVAVGVLMASSGHRK; this is encoded by the exons ATGTATCTGGTGGAGAGCAAAGGTGGAGCAATAGTATGTATGCTACTTTCTCTATTTTTCTTAGGGACATGGCCTGCAATTCTAACGCTGCTCGAAAGGCGAGGACGCCTTCCGCAGCATACGTACCTCGATTACTCTATCACCAATTTACTTGCTGCTGTTATAATAGCTTTCACATTTGGTGAGATTGGGAAGAGCACACCTGACTCACCAAATTTCCTAGCCCAACTTTCCCAG GATAACTGGCCTTCTGTTATGTTTGCAATGGCGGGCGGGGTAGTACTTAGTATCGGAAATCTATCGACACAGTATGCTTGGGCTTTTGTTGGTTTATCAGTGGTGGAAGTCATCACTTCTAGTATAACTGTTGTTATAG GAACGACGTTGAACTACTTCTTGGATGATAGAATCAACAAGGCTGAGATTCTATTCCCCGGAGTTGGTTGTTTCTTGATTGCTGTTTGTCTTGGTTCAGCTGTTCATTCATCCAATGCAGCTGATAATAAAGCAAAGCTGCAGAAATCAACTGATTACGAATT GGGCACAGTATCCTCTGCGACAAAGGATGACGAGAATGGAAATGCTCCTGTCGAGAAGATAAAACCCGGAACAGCAGCTTTCCTTATAGAAGTTGAGAAGAAAAGATCGATCAAG GTGCTTGGGAAGGGAACTCTATTAGGACTTGGAATAACTTTCTTTGCTGGTTTTTGCTTTTCACTCTTTTCACCAGCTTTCAACTTAGCAACAAATGATCAATGGCACACTTTGAGAGACGGGGTTCCGAAATTGGTCGTTTATACTGCATTCTTTTGGTTTTCAGTCTCATGTTTTGTACTTGCCATTGTCTTAAACATCACGTTCCTTTACCGGCCGGTACTGAACCTACCTAGATCAACATTGACGGCTTATGTTAATGATTGGGACGGCCGAGGCTGGGCTTTTCTGGCAGGAATTTTGTGTGGCTTTGGCAATGGTCTTCAATTTATGGGGGGTCAAGCAGCAGGATATGCAGCAGCAGATGCTGTTCAG GCACTTCCGCTCGTGAGCACGTTTTGGGGAATAGTTATCTTCAAAGAGTATAGAAAATCATCACGAAAAACGTACGTTTTACTTGTAAGCATGTTGTCTATGTTTGTTGTCGCTGTTGGAGTACTCATGGCGTCTTCAGGACATCGAAAATGA